One window of Isachenkonia alkalipeptolytica genomic DNA carries:
- a CDS encoding ABC transporter substrate-binding protein: MAKGYNKLLRLTVLLVATLLLLSACGGEETVEKARESQEGREYTYPVVRLEGGDYGLPTPFLHYGRGPGGYKMALIFDSLLEYGEEGLIPWLAKDYQLSEDERSYRFTLREGDTWHDGKPVTAEDVKFSFEYFQEHPPVWNGVLLEGKPIVDSIEILEDDTLVFKLHEPTATSLEQIGRVRIIPKHIWEKVENPETYDEEEALIGSGPFQLTEYSSEHGTYEFTAFENYGGPKPGVEKIQFVPVSDSIMAFENRQVDMISINEDLLERYQENSEVEILEDPGFWGYRLVFNLEDQEVLQNKDVRRAIAYGIDADNLIDKVARGAATPGSPGYLPTDHIWYNERVGFYDYDSEKAKELLEGEEYSFTLLTGNDNREVRIGELLKLSLAEVGIDIEVESIDGKARDSALQEGNYEILLTGHGGWGSDGDSLRSRYRISGFHNEKIEDLGRAQLVEMDPEKRKEKIFALQEEIAKEVPMLPLFNTKGYRVYYRDGYDNWVYMFDHHNPIHSKLSFLEEIR; this comes from the coding sequence ATGGCAAAAGGATATAACAAATTATTACGGCTAACGGTGTTACTAGTGGCCACCCTGCTGTTATTAAGTGCCTGTGGCGGGGAGGAGACGGTAGAGAAAGCCCGGGAATCCCAAGAGGGCCGAGAATATACGTACCCGGTGGTTCGACTGGAAGGGGGAGACTACGGTCTGCCCACCCCTTTTCTTCATTATGGCAGAGGACCCGGCGGCTATAAAATGGCTCTGATTTTCGATAGTTTGTTGGAGTATGGAGAAGAGGGCTTAATCCCCTGGTTGGCTAAGGATTATCAGTTATCCGAGGATGAAAGGAGCTATCGCTTTACCTTAAGAGAAGGGGACACCTGGCATGACGGAAAGCCCGTAACAGCCGAGGACGTAAAGTTTTCCTTCGAGTATTTCCAAGAGCATCCTCCGGTTTGGAACGGGGTGCTGTTGGAAGGAAAACCCATTGTAGACTCCATCGAGATTCTAGAGGATGATACCTTGGTGTTCAAACTCCATGAGCCCACGGCAACAAGTTTGGAGCAGATCGGAAGGGTGCGGATCATTCCCAAGCATATATGGGAAAAGGTGGAGAATCCGGAAACCTATGATGAAGAGGAGGCCTTGATCGGCTCGGGACCTTTTCAACTTACGGAATACAGCAGTGAACATGGAACCTACGAATTTACCGCTTTTGAAAATTATGGGGGGCCGAAACCAGGGGTAGAAAAGATTCAATTTGTTCCCGTTAGTGATTCGATTATGGCCTTTGAAAATCGACAGGTGGATATGATAAGTATCAATGAGGACCTACTGGAACGTTACCAAGAGAACTCCGAGGTAGAAATATTGGAAGATCCCGGATTTTGGGGATATCGGCTGGTGTTTAACTTAGAGGACCAGGAAGTTTTACAAAATAAAGATGTGCGAAGAGCTATTGCCTACGGCATTGACGCCGATAATTTGATCGATAAAGTGGCTAGAGGGGCGGCGACCCCGGGAAGCCCCGGGTACTTGCCCACGGACCACATTTGGTACAATGAGAGGGTAGGTTTTTATGACTATGATTCCGAAAAAGCAAAGGAACTGTTGGAGGGAGAAGAATACAGCTTCACTCTGTTGACAGGAAATGACAATCGTGAGGTGCGAATCGGAGAGCTTTTGAAACTGTCCTTGGCTGAAGTGGGTATTGACATCGAGGTGGAAAGCATCGACGGCAAAGCCCGGGACAGTGCTCTGCAGGAGGGGAACTATGAAATCCTTCTAACCGGTCACGGAGGCTGGGGAAGTGACGGCGACAGTCTTAGAAGTCGTTATCGGATCTCCGGGTTTCATAACGAAAAAATAGAAGACTTAGGCAGGGCTCAACTGGTGGAAATGGATCCGGAAAAAAGAAAAGAAAAAATCTTTGCCCTGCAAGAAGAGATTGCAAAGGAAGTTCCCATGCTTCCCTTGTTCAATACTAAGGGATATCGAGTCTATTATCGAGATGGGTATGACAACTGGGTCTATATGTTCGATCATCATAATCCCATCCACAGCAAATTATCCTTTTTGGAGGAAATCCGCTAG
- a CDS encoding methyltransferase domain-containing protein: protein MKAISQETCHERESIEIFGGKMGDVIKGFLSEDKDSLNNGCSWIPRKRFFFMEFIIGQKTKGRRERMDRDLSYWKERWRKEEGERERCDQQGFWDNRADFFNGKVFTEEKLGSEIVNHLKSKNMLTRDMEVLDIGCGPGKHTLPLAREVKRVTALDISENMLEHLRKNMKKTKLFNIDPLHLDWKDGDLKKLHWEKAFDLVFASMTPGVFNYETLEKMVKAGKQYAYLSGFVKRKDEVGDEIFRFFERSHGVSAKKQNKVYYAFNILWQWGYTPEVEYIHRTWEDEFTSEEAYALYRDKLAAVTTLLEEDREKIKEILKSFEKEGKITEKTEVTQGLLTWKL from the coding sequence ATGAAAGCCATAAGTCAGGAAACCTGCCATGAAAGGGAAAGCATTGAAATCTTCGGTGGGAAGATGGGCGACGTAATAAAAGGATTTTTGTCGGAAGACAAAGATTCTTTGAATAACGGTTGTTCATGGATTCCTCGAAAGAGGTTTTTTTTTATGGAATTTATTATAGGACAAAAAACAAAGGGAAGGCGTGAGAGGATGGATCGTGATTTAAGCTATTGGAAAGAACGTTGGAGGAAAGAGGAAGGGGAACGGGAACGGTGTGATCAGCAGGGGTTTTGGGATAATCGGGCGGATTTTTTTAACGGAAAGGTATTTACCGAAGAAAAACTCGGCAGTGAGATTGTGAATCATTTAAAATCGAAAAATATGCTGACCAGGGATATGGAGGTGCTGGATATCGGGTGCGGTCCCGGAAAACATACCTTGCCCCTGGCCCGGGAGGTAAAAAGAGTTACTGCCCTAGATATATCAGAGAATATGCTGGAGCATTTACGAAAAAACATGAAGAAAACGAAGTTATTCAACATCGATCCTCTGCATCTTGACTGGAAAGATGGGGATTTGAAAAAGCTGCACTGGGAAAAGGCCTTTGATTTAGTGTTTGCTTCTATGACCCCCGGGGTCTTTAATTATGAAACCTTGGAAAAAATGGTCAAAGCCGGTAAACAATATGCCTATCTCAGTGGTTTTGTCAAAAGAAAAGATGAAGTAGGGGATGAGATATTTCGTTTTTTTGAGCGCAGCCACGGCGTGTCTGCAAAAAAACAGAATAAAGTATATTATGCCTTTAACATCCTTTGGCAATGGGGCTATACCCCGGAGGTTGAGTATATTCATAGAACCTGGGAGGATGAGTTTACCTCGGAGGAGGCTTATGCTCTTTATCGGGATAAACTCGCCGCTGTAACCACCCTCCTTGAGGAGGACCGGGAAAAAATTAAGGAAATCCTGAAGAGTTTTGAAAAGGAAGGAAAGATTACTGAAAAAACCGAGGTAACCCAGGGGCTGCTTACCTGGAAATTATGA
- a CDS encoding histidine phosphatase family protein: protein MKLIIIRHGESEADILKVHEGRADFSLTNKEKQQAKLLSKWIASNEEFDVILSSPLKRAKETAAFIRDETGKRIVLVEDLMEWDNGLLAGLPREEAERKYPLPKDGRKPHHTNANTESMINFRARAETFLSRLKEEYPKDAEICMVSHGGMINMLYRSLLNLPMMTEHSISCGDTSIHKFMLSDGKCHIEYINRLGHLEELE, encoded by the coding sequence ATGAAATTAATCATAATTCGGCATGGGGAGTCGGAAGCCGATATCCTAAAGGTCCATGAGGGTAGAGCGGATTTTTCCCTAACAAACAAAGAAAAACAACAAGCAAAACTGCTTAGTAAGTGGATCGCTAGCAATGAAGAATTTGACGTAATCCTATCCAGTCCGTTGAAAAGAGCAAAAGAGACGGCAGCGTTCATTAGGGATGAGACGGGGAAAAGGATCGTTTTAGTGGAGGATTTAATGGAATGGGATAACGGCTTATTAGCAGGACTGCCCCGGGAAGAAGCCGAGAGAAAATATCCCCTACCAAAGGATGGTAGGAAACCCCACCATACCAATGCTAATACGGAATCCATGATAAATTTTCGGGCAAGGGCAGAGACGTTTTTGTCCAGATTGAAAGAGGAATATCCCAAGGATGCTGAAATTTGTATGGTCTCCCACGGAGGAATGATCAATATGCTTTACCGCTCCCTGCTGAATCTACCCATGATGACGGAGCATTCCATAAGTTGTGGAGATACGTCGATCCATAAGTTTATGTTAAGTGACGGTAAATGCCATATTGAATATATTAATCGATTGGGACATTTAGAGGAGCTGGAGTAA